Proteins encoded by one window of Nitrososphaera sp.:
- a CDS encoding ribosomal L7Ae/L30e/S12e/Gadd45 family protein, with protein MKAIEKVIKEAITTNKYKSGVKEVSGSVKGSKLLIISRSIDAKDRTKIEDQAKASNIPIYQFAGNSIELGKLCNRPFRVTAIAIKTGTNEEIQSILADVASKNPTQAKG; from the coding sequence ATGAAGGCAATTGAGAAGGTAATCAAGGAAGCAATCACCACAAATAAGTACAAGAGCGGAGTCAAGGAAGTTTCAGGCTCGGTAAAGGGATCGAAGCTTCTCATAATATCAAGGTCAATCGATGCAAAGGACAGGACAAAGATAGAGGACCAGGCCAAGGCCTCAAACATCCCGATTTACCAGTTCGCAGGCAACTCTATAGAGCTTGGAAAGCTGTGCAACAGGCCCTTCCGCGTGACTGCAATTGCGATAAAGACCGGAACCAACGAAGAGATTCAGTCAATACTTGCGGACGTCGCAAGCAAGAACCCAACCCAGGCCAAAGGCTAG
- a CDS encoding NusA-like transcription termination signal-binding factor codes for MTEIKLTSDELRLMSLFQSVTTATARDCIVDERMDRVIFVVNKGQMGLAIGKGGATIKQLQNVVGRKVELVEFSEDAAEFIRNMLNAELINEIRLSDRIDGTKQAVVVVDAKKKGAVVGREGRNAEKARLLAKRYFQITSLLIVSPEQQLAGNSNRMEM; via the coding sequence TTGACGGAGATAAAGCTCACCTCTGACGAACTTAGGCTAATGTCTCTTTTCCAGAGCGTCACCACCGCGACCGCAAGGGACTGCATCGTTGATGAGCGAATGGACCGCGTCATTTTTGTCGTAAACAAAGGCCAGATGGGCCTTGCAATCGGCAAAGGTGGTGCCACAATCAAACAGTTGCAGAATGTTGTAGGGCGCAAGGTAGAGCTGGTTGAGTTTTCAGAGGACGCGGCCGAGTTTATCCGCAACATGCTCAATGCGGAACTCATAAACGAAATTAGGCTTTCAGACAGGATTGACGGCACAAAGCAAGCAGTGGTCGTTGTTGACGCCAAAAAGAAGGGAGCTGTAGTCGGCAGGGAGGGCAGAAACGCCGAGAAGGCAAGGCTCCTTGCAAAGCGATACTTCCAAATAACCAGTCTACTGATAGTAAGCCCCGAGCAACAGCTAGCAGGTAATAGCAACAGGATGGAAATGTGA
- a CDS encoding 30S ribosomal protein S7 yields MSGKEQINILLFNKWDTTTIGVNDIGLKRVIKLDPAAAIPNTFGRHEHQRLKKAEVHIVERLANKLMHFGKKYAKNTGRMGGKKAKSLNIVRSAFEIIHLETGKNPVELLVRAIENSSPNEDTTRIVYGGVVYHVSVDVAPLRRIDLALRFIAEGVRESTYSSPQTIEEALAKEIILASNNDMASHAVKKKNEQERISMASR; encoded by the coding sequence ATGAGCGGGAAGGAACAGATCAACATTCTACTTTTTAACAAGTGGGACACGACAACCATTGGCGTCAACGACATCGGCCTCAAGCGAGTCATCAAGCTGGATCCGGCCGCGGCAATTCCCAATACCTTTGGGAGGCATGAGCACCAACGGCTCAAAAAGGCCGAAGTCCACATCGTGGAACGGCTCGCAAACAAACTGATGCACTTCGGCAAAAAATATGCAAAGAACACGGGCAGAATGGGAGGCAAGAAGGCAAAGTCGCTCAACATTGTCAGGTCGGCATTTGAAATCATTCACCTCGAAACTGGCAAGAATCCGGTCGAGCTTTTGGTCAGGGCAATCGAGAACTCTTCGCCGAACGAGGACACCACTAGGATTGTCTACGGTGGTGTGGTTTACCACGTATCGGTCGATGTCGCGCCGCTTCGGAGGATAGACTTGGCCCTACGGTTTATCGCAGAGGGCGTCCGCGAATCCACTTATTCAAGCCCACAGACAATAGAAGAGGCCCTTGCCAAGGAAATCATTCTGGCGTCAAACAACGACATGGCCAGTCACGCCGTCAAGAAGAAGAACGAGCAAGAAAGAATCTCGATGGCATCGAGATAA
- a CDS encoding DNA-directed RNA polymerase subunit A' codes for MEESAKILGGIRFSVWSPTEVRKFSVAEITAPETYDEDGMPVQGGLMDNRLGTLEPGQKCATCGNTSARCPGHFGHIELAEPVLHIAFVDDVHKLLLITCRSCNRIKLDPEELAHYKSIRDAKAAYAVITLENIRDDIIERAKKVKVCPHCGKDQYDLIFTKPTIFVERTDAGENRLLPITIRERLSHVPDEDLVLLGYDPKTARPEWFVLQVLPVPPVTVRPSIILETGIRSEDDLTHKLVDIIRVNQRLKESKEAGTPPLIVQDLVDLLQYHVTTYFDNEVSGIPQAHHRSGRPLKTLTQRLKGKEGRFRGSLSGKRVDFSSRTVISPDPNLAISNVGVPVDVAKKLTIPETVSQWNIERLKSLIVNGPNAYPGANYIIRPDGVKIRLDYVTDRKTIADSVAAGYIIERHLSNGDIVIFNRQPSLHRMSIMAHSVVVLPYRTFRLHPAVCPPYNADFDGDEMNLHVPQSEEARAEATLLMRVQDQLISPRYGGPIIGGIRDFITGAFMLTRDGTVLTREEFANLAMIGGYTGVLPEPSVTAKDGTKLYSGKQLFSLFLPKDFNFVITSKWNKAAKGEGKDVVIKNGELISGVIDKASIGAEEPDSVLHRIAKDYGTDAARKFLDSILTMLKTYITHRGFTYGYSDLWLTPETRQEITDVIMKTYEKVYELIQQYNDGTLPLTRGLAAEEALELYVVNELSRARDRAGRTADRAFPDENSGVIMASTGARGSTLNIGQMTAALGQQSIRGKRIQKGYHNRALSHYKPRDNNPDARGFVKSNYRDGLSPLEFFFHAMGGREGLVDTAVRTQQSGYMQRRLINALEHLKIEYDQTVRDPHGNIIQYVYGEDGIDPAKSDHGEAVNIARLIESEAIVDDGRKATEDVIKKIISEHAQNLNPRMKSTLEAALLENRLSKEGTEKLIKRVLDLTDRALAEPGEAVGVVTAQSIGEPGTQMTLRTFHFAGVKERNVTLGLPRLIELVDARKKPVTPTMDIYLDEAHRVSREKALEVAREVLYTQIGDLVEKSDTDYSGILTFYLSEAKLAERGCTLQEVVDVLESAKKKYTIKVNESKRSIKVTVPDEPDAQTLLTLKNKLQNTRVKGVPDIERVTIVKQDDEWVIQTAGSNLAKVVAIDGIDTTRTTTNNVYEIWQVLGIEAARTALVREITNTLEEQGLEVDVRHIMLVADLMTSKGYLQQIGRHGIAGTKTSVLARAAFEITVPTIARASLEGQVETLKGVTENVIVGATVPVGTGMVDLYMKVGDGDQDNEGN; via the coding sequence ATGGAAGAGTCTGCGAAAATTCTTGGTGGAATTCGATTCAGCGTCTGGTCGCCTACCGAGGTTCGAAAATTTAGCGTTGCCGAAATCACAGCCCCCGAGACCTATGACGAGGACGGAATGCCGGTTCAGGGCGGCCTCATGGACAACAGGCTTGGCACACTTGAGCCAGGTCAAAAGTGTGCCACATGCGGCAACACTTCTGCCCGATGTCCGGGGCACTTTGGACACATTGAACTGGCCGAGCCTGTGCTGCACATTGCGTTCGTCGACGATGTACACAAGCTGCTTCTCATAACGTGCAGGTCATGCAACAGAATAAAGCTCGACCCTGAGGAGCTGGCTCACTACAAGTCAATCCGCGATGCCAAAGCTGCATATGCGGTTATTACGCTAGAGAATATCCGCGACGACATTATAGAGCGGGCAAAGAAGGTCAAGGTATGCCCTCATTGCGGGAAGGACCAGTACGACCTTATCTTCACAAAGCCGACGATTTTTGTCGAGCGGACGGACGCGGGCGAGAACAGGCTGCTTCCTATAACCATTCGCGAAAGGCTCAGCCACGTACCTGACGAAGACCTTGTGCTGCTTGGCTACGACCCCAAGACGGCGCGTCCGGAGTGGTTCGTTCTGCAGGTCCTGCCTGTGCCACCGGTCACTGTCAGGCCATCGATTATCCTGGAGACAGGAATCAGGTCTGAAGACGACCTTACGCACAAGCTCGTAGACATTATACGGGTTAACCAGCGCCTCAAGGAAAGCAAGGAGGCAGGCACTCCACCGCTTATCGTTCAAGACCTTGTAGACCTTCTCCAGTACCACGTTACGACCTACTTTGATAACGAGGTTTCAGGCATACCGCAGGCCCACCACCGCTCCGGCAGGCCTCTCAAGACGCTCACGCAAAGGCTCAAGGGGAAAGAAGGAAGGTTCAGAGGGTCTTTGTCCGGCAAGAGGGTCGACTTTTCAAGCAGGACCGTAATTTCTCCCGACCCCAACCTTGCGATTTCAAACGTCGGGGTGCCGGTCGACGTTGCCAAGAAGCTCACCATTCCAGAAACGGTATCGCAGTGGAACATTGAACGCCTAAAGTCGCTAATCGTTAACGGTCCAAACGCCTATCCAGGCGCAAACTACATCATCCGCCCCGACGGCGTAAAGATAAGGCTTGACTATGTCACAGACAGAAAGACGATAGCAGATTCAGTTGCAGCCGGATACATCATTGAGCGGCACCTTTCCAACGGCGACATTGTCATCTTTAACAGGCAGCCTTCCCTTCACAGGATGTCTATAATGGCCCATAGCGTGGTCGTCCTCCCTTACAGGACATTCAGACTGCATCCGGCGGTATGTCCTCCTTACAACGCGGACTTTGACGGCGACGAAATGAACCTTCATGTCCCCCAGAGCGAAGAGGCGCGGGCCGAAGCAACACTGCTCATGAGAGTACAGGATCAGCTTATCTCGCCGAGGTATGGGGGCCCTATCATAGGCGGAATCAGGGACTTTATCACCGGAGCCTTCATGCTTACTAGGGACGGAACCGTCCTGACAAGAGAAGAATTTGCAAACCTCGCCATGATTGGCGGGTATACCGGTGTCCTGCCGGAGCCTTCCGTAACTGCAAAGGACGGCACCAAGCTCTACTCTGGAAAGCAGCTGTTCTCGCTGTTTTTGCCAAAGGACTTTAACTTTGTCATCACCTCAAAGTGGAACAAAGCCGCAAAGGGCGAAGGCAAGGACGTCGTAATAAAGAACGGCGAGCTTATCAGCGGAGTTATAGACAAGGCCTCGATTGGGGCAGAGGAGCCTGACAGCGTACTCCACAGGATTGCAAAGGACTATGGCACAGACGCTGCAAGAAAGTTCCTCGATTCCATCCTGACTATGCTCAAGACATACATCACTCACAGGGGCTTTACCTACGGGTATTCCGACCTCTGGCTCACTCCAGAGACTCGCCAAGAGATTACAGATGTAATCATGAAGACTTATGAGAAGGTCTACGAGCTCATCCAGCAGTACAATGACGGCACGCTTCCCCTCACGAGGGGTCTTGCTGCCGAAGAAGCCCTGGAGCTTTACGTCGTGAACGAGCTTTCACGCGCCCGTGACAGGGCCGGGAGGACCGCAGACAGGGCGTTTCCCGACGAGAACTCGGGAGTAATCATGGCATCGACGGGAGCAAGAGGCTCGACGCTTAACATCGGCCAAATGACTGCAGCGCTTGGCCAGCAGTCTATCAGGGGCAAGAGAATCCAGAAGGGATACCATAACAGGGCACTCTCGCACTATAAGCCCCGCGACAACAACCCCGATGCGCGCGGCTTTGTCAAGTCAAACTACCGGGACGGCTTGTCTCCCCTTGAGTTCTTCTTCCACGCCATGGGCGGAAGGGAGGGTCTTGTGGACACGGCAGTTAGAACGCAGCAGTCAGGCTACATGCAGCGCAGGCTTATCAACGCGCTTGAGCACCTAAAGATAGAATACGACCAGACGGTGCGCGACCCGCACGGTAATATCATACAGTACGTTTACGGTGAGGACGGCATCGACCCTGCCAAGTCTGACCACGGTGAGGCAGTCAACATTGCAAGGCTCATAGAGTCTGAGGCAATTGTAGACGATGGCCGCAAGGCGACCGAGGACGTCATTAAAAAGATAATTTCAGAACATGCGCAGAACCTGAATCCAAGGATGAAGTCTACGCTTGAGGCGGCGCTGCTTGAAAACAGGCTTTCAAAGGAAGGCACGGAGAAACTCATCAAAAGAGTGCTCGATCTTACCGACAGGGCGCTTGCCGAGCCAGGCGAGGCTGTGGGGGTAGTGACCGCTCAGTCGATAGGCGAACCGGGCACGCAGATGACGCTCAGAACTTTCCACTTTGCAGGCGTAAAGGAGCGAAACGTCACACTGGGTCTTCCAAGGCTCATCGAGCTAGTAGATGCCCGAAAGAAGCCGGTTACTCCCACTATGGATATCTACCTAGACGAGGCGCACCGCGTATCTAGAGAAAAGGCTCTGGAAGTTGCCCGTGAAGTGCTTTACACCCAGATTGGAGACCTTGTTGAAAAGTCCGATACTGACTATAGCGGCATACTGACCTTCTACCTTTCCGAGGCAAAGCTGGCCGAGCGAGGCTGTACTCTGCAGGAAGTAGTCGATGTCCTGGAAAGCGCGAAAAAGAAGTACACGATAAAGGTAAACGAGAGCAAGCGCTCGATCAAGGTGACCGTGCCCGACGAGCCTGACGCACAGACCCTGCTTACGCTAAAGAACAAACTCCAGAACACCAGGGTAAAAGGCGTTCCGGACATTGAGCGTGTAACAATTGTAAAGCAGGACGATGAGTGGGTAATACAGACCGCTGGCTCTAACCTTGCAAAGGTAGTGGCAATTGACGGAATAGACACCACCCGCACTACAACCAACAACGTCTACGAGATCTGGCAGGTTCTCGGCATCGAGGCTGCGCGTACCGCGCTTGTCCGCGAAATAACAAACACGCTGGAAGAGCAGGGCCTTGAAGTGGACGTGAGGCACATCATGCTTGTGGCCGATCTCATGACCTCAAAGGGATACTTGCAACAAATCGGAAGGCACGGAATTGCAGGAACAAAGACTTCTGTCCTTGCCAGGGCAGCGTTTGAAATCACTGTCCCCACGATTGCCAGAGCATCCCTTGAAGGGCAGGTCGAGACGCTGAAAGGAGTGACAGAAAACGTTATAGTGGGAGCAACCGTACCAGTCGGCACTGGAATGGTTGACCTTTACATGAAGGTTGGCGACGGAGATCAAGATAATGAAGGCAATTGA
- a CDS encoding 30S ribosomal protein S12, with product MGKSPLGLFAGRVLRAKKSRGRWADKYYKRRMLMLDKKANPLEGAPQARGIVLEKVGIESKQPNSAVRKCVRVQLIKNGKSVTAFLPRDGALNFVDEHDEVIIGGIGGSMGGAMGDIPGVRWQVFKVNGVSLNELVHGRKEKPRR from the coding sequence ATGGGTAAATCACCTTTAGGATTGTTTGCAGGCAGGGTTCTGCGCGCAAAGAAAAGCCGCGGACGCTGGGCTGACAAGTATTACAAGAGAAGAATGCTCATGCTTGACAAGAAGGCGAACCCTCTGGAGGGTGCACCTCAGGCAAGGGGCATAGTGCTGGAAAAAGTCGGCATCGAATCAAAGCAGCCAAACTCTGCGGTGCGCAAGTGTGTCAGAGTGCAGCTGATAAAGAACGGCAAGTCGGTCACTGCATTTTTGCCCCGAGACGGCGCACTTAACTTTGTCGACGAGCACGACGAAGTGATCATTGGCGGAATCGGAGGGTCGATGGGAGGAGCAATGGGCGATATTCCGGGAGTCAGATGGCAGGTATTCAAGGTCAACGGAGTGTCGTTGAATGAACTTGTACATGGAAGAAAGGAGAAGCCGAGAAGATGA